The Collimonas fungivorans Ter331 genome has a segment encoding these proteins:
- a CDS encoding YccF domain-containing protein produces the protein MRAILNFLWFVLGGVFMGLGWWLAGAVAFLTIVGIPWGKACFVIGQFTFLPFGREAVSRKELNNRDDIGTGGLGLVGNILWFVFAGIWLAIGHVLSAIACFITIIGIPFGVQHLKLAGIALAPIGKTIVTKEVAAAARKQNAEELVTALNSRH, from the coding sequence ATGCGCGCCATCCTCAATTTCCTGTGGTTTGTGCTGGGCGGGGTGTTCATGGGCCTGGGCTGGTGGCTGGCTGGCGCCGTCGCCTTCCTCACGATAGTCGGCATCCCGTGGGGTAAAGCCTGTTTCGTGATCGGACAGTTCACTTTCCTCCCCTTCGGCAGGGAAGCCGTGAGCCGCAAGGAACTGAACAATAGGGACGATATCGGCACCGGCGGCCTGGGCCTGGTCGGCAACATCTTGTGGTTCGTGTTTGCCGGCATCTGGCTGGCTATCGGCCACGTGCTGTCAGCCATCGCCTGCTTCATCACCATCATCGGCATTCCATTCGGCGTCCAGCATCTGAAGCTGGCTGGCATCGCGCTGGCGCCGATAGGAAAAACCATTGTGACGAAAGAAGTGGCGGCTGCGGCGCGCAAGCAGAATGCGGAAGAGCTGGTAACTGCGCTGAACTCACGCCACTAA
- a CDS encoding response regulator, protein MKILLIEDDLDLGNGVRIALTDHGMDVVWVRQLEDALRHLESDTCDLVLLDLGLPDGDGLSLLTRLRREKKGLPVIILSARDAVSDRLLGLDSGADDYLVKPFVLAELLSRVRALARRSYGFDGETLELRGLSLHAPTRRVSVQERPVELTASEYALLSTLLIRADRVVTRRILEDLALPGGQGNASNTLDVHMANLRRKIGDGYIRTVRGVGFVIDLQAPARSVRK, encoded by the coding sequence ATGAAAATACTGCTGATAGAAGACGATCTGGACCTGGGCAATGGCGTGCGCATTGCCCTGACAGACCATGGCATGGACGTGGTGTGGGTGCGCCAGCTGGAGGATGCGCTGCGCCACCTGGAATCCGACACCTGCGATCTAGTGCTGCTGGATCTGGGTTTGCCCGACGGCGACGGCCTCAGCCTGCTGACGCGCCTGCGTCGTGAAAAGAAGGGGCTGCCGGTAATCATCCTGAGCGCCCGCGATGCGGTCAGCGACCGCCTGCTTGGCCTCGACAGCGGCGCCGACGATTACCTGGTCAAGCCGTTCGTGCTGGCGGAACTGCTGTCGCGCGTGCGGGCGCTGGCGCGGCGCAGCTACGGCTTCGACGGCGAGACCCTGGAATTGCGCGGCCTGTCGCTGCATGCGCCGACCCGCCGTGTCTCCGTGCAGGAGCGTCCGGTAGAGCTGACCGCCAGCGAATATGCCTTGCTCAGCACCTTGCTGATACGCGCCGACCGGGTGGTGACGCGGCGCATCCTGGAAGACCTGGCGCTGCCCGGCGGCCAGGGCAACGCCAGCAATACCTTGGATGTGCACATGGCCAACCTGCGGCGCAAGATCGGCGACGGTTATATCCGCACCGTGCGCGGCGTCGGCTTCGTGATAGACCTGCAGGCGCCGGCCCGCAGCGTCCGCAAATGA
- a CDS encoding MipA/OmpV family protein produces MKKRFNRINLASLGMQLMLLGAGSTASANALTDIAKKSDENTLTIGAGAAFGPRYSGSDQNMTGPVLALDYSTPGGFFASTMRGIGYGSTAGSFNYSAALGYRDGRQEKDESSFGFSSGSTRLRGMGEIKGSAIAILSAGYTPLEWLNLSVTADLALSQKDNGNAFHFSASSPFYTADKDKLSLAATASVGDTKYLQTYYGVTALQSANSGYAAFKPNSGLYEVSANLSWEHQFDKNWALHTLVGAARLQGDAAKSPIARRRLAPNAAAYVTYSY; encoded by the coding sequence ATGAAAAAGCGTTTCAACAGAATCAACCTCGCCTCGCTTGGCATGCAGCTGATGCTGCTGGGCGCCGGCAGCACGGCGAGCGCCAACGCGCTGACCGACATCGCAAAAAAGAGCGACGAAAATACCCTCACCATAGGCGCCGGCGCCGCCTTCGGCCCGCGCTACTCCGGTTCCGACCAGAACATGACAGGGCCGGTCCTGGCGCTCGATTACTCCACGCCGGGCGGTTTCTTCGCCAGCACCATGCGTGGCATAGGCTATGGCAGCACGGCGGGCAGCTTCAACTATAGCGCAGCGCTGGGTTATCGCGACGGGCGCCAGGAAAAGGATGAAAGCAGCTTCGGTTTCAGCAGCGGCAGCACCCGTTTGCGCGGCATGGGTGAAATCAAGGGCTCGGCCATCGCCATCCTGAGCGCCGGCTACACACCGCTGGAATGGCTGAACCTGAGCGTCACGGCCGATCTCGCGCTGTCGCAAAAAGATAACGGCAATGCCTTCCATTTTTCGGCGTCCAGTCCGTTCTACACGGCCGACAAGGACAAGCTGTCGCTGGCCGCAACCGCCAGCGTCGGCGATACCAAATACCTGCAAACCTATTACGGCGTCACAGCGCTGCAATCCGCCAATTCCGGCTACGCCGCTTTCAAGCCGAACAGCGGCTTGTACGAAGTCAGCGCCAACCTGAGCTGGGAGCACCAGTTCGACAAGAACTGGGCGCTGCATACCCTGGTGGGCGCAGCGCGCCTGCAGGGCGACGCCGCCAAGAGCCCGATCGCCAGGCGCAGGCTGGCGCCGAATGCCGCGGCGTACGTCACCTATAGTTATTAA
- a CDS encoding sensor histidine kinase, with product MMRRWWSGLLRPTLVRRLLLAQMLLLTLLWSLFIGYAMFETSRAPGPISLDRTYDAIFGVVENLADNPERQHKVLSLIDQAVREGYGVGGNTPQLSPSMQVRQGGKLLYQSEDTPSGIVNRRLGQPETVYVDGIRWRARTVQSRQSDTRVTMIVPGDGMEMLIDMNSRGYYSLPLLISLPFLLLPAWLSIRMALRPWSRVAREVATRGPQNLAPLEFKPKHLELSSMVDRINALLQRMSESVERERNFIADAAHELRTPLAAMRVNVEALQSQGGNQRQQELLAGILSSNSRATRLVGQLLMLMRSDPAASIVLERLDLGVLLQDRLAVLSSLAQLKQIELELMSENQCYILGHRDSLVSLIDNLVDNAIKYSPSGATVFVSLHSNLTQVVLNVADQGPGIAPALRDRVFDRFFRNPDQTQSGSGLGLTIVKSVAHQHGAFIRLNAADDDQGLLVEVRFPWAPL from the coding sequence ATGATGCGCCGCTGGTGGAGCGGCCTGCTGCGGCCGACCCTGGTGCGGCGCCTGCTGCTGGCGCAGATGCTGTTGCTGACGCTGCTGTGGAGCTTGTTCATCGGCTACGCCATGTTCGAGACCAGCCGGGCGCCCGGTCCGATCAGCCTTGACCGCACATACGACGCGATTTTCGGCGTTGTCGAAAACCTGGCCGACAATCCGGAGCGCCAGCACAAGGTGCTGAGCCTGATAGACCAGGCGGTGCGCGAAGGTTATGGCGTCGGCGGCAACACGCCCCAGCTGTCGCCCAGCATGCAGGTGCGGCAAGGCGGGAAACTGCTTTACCAATCCGAGGATACGCCCAGCGGCATCGTTAACCGCCGTCTCGGCCAGCCGGAAACCGTCTACGTCGACGGCATACGCTGGCGCGCGCGCACCGTGCAGTCGCGGCAGTCGGATACCCGCGTCACCATGATCGTGCCGGGAGATGGCATGGAAATGCTGATCGACATGAATTCGCGCGGTTATTATTCCTTGCCCTTGCTGATCAGCCTGCCGTTCCTGCTGCTGCCGGCCTGGCTGTCGATACGCATGGCGCTGCGCCCCTGGAGCCGGGTGGCGCGCGAAGTGGCTACGCGCGGCCCGCAGAACCTGGCGCCTCTGGAGTTCAAGCCCAAGCACCTGGAACTGAGTTCCATGGTTGATCGCATCAATGCCCTGCTGCAGCGCATGAGCGAGAGTGTGGAGCGGGAACGCAATTTTATTGCCGACGCCGCGCATGAGCTGCGTACGCCGCTGGCCGCCATGCGGGTGAATGTGGAGGCATTGCAAAGCCAGGGCGGCAACCAGCGCCAGCAGGAATTGCTGGCCGGGATCCTGAGCAGCAACAGCCGCGCTACCAGGCTGGTGGGCCAGTTGCTGATGCTGATGCGCAGCGATCCCGCCGCCAGCATCGTGCTCGAGCGGCTGGATTTGGGCGTGCTGCTGCAGGACCGCTTGGCGGTGCTATCGAGTTTGGCCCAGCTGAAACAGATCGAGCTGGAGCTGATGTCCGAAAACCAATGCTACATCCTCGGCCATCGCGACAGCCTGGTGTCCCTGATCGACAACCTGGTCGACAATGCGATCAAGTACAGCCCGTCGGGCGCCACGGTTTTTGTCAGCCTGCACAGCAACCTGACCCAGGTCGTGCTGAACGTGGCGGACCAGGGACCGGGCATTGCGCCAGCCCTGCGCGACCGCGTATTCGACCGCTTTTTCCGCAATCCGGACCAGACCCAGAGCGGCAGCGGGCTGGGCCTGACGATCGTCAAGTCGGTGGCGCATCAGCATGGCGCGTTCATCAGGCTGAATGCGGCCGATGACGACCAGGGTTTGCTGGTTGAAGTCAGGTTTCCGTGGGCGCCGCTGTGA
- a CDS encoding ribbon-helix-helix domain-containing protein: MRTTQQLSITLPNEMADIVKTKVATGEYASESEVIRDGLRVLIARDRVMEIWLRQEVGQAYDALKADPARAVTLDQVRATLAAEYKKAVAKM; the protein is encoded by the coding sequence GTGCGAACAACTCAACAACTCAGCATTACCCTACCAAACGAGATGGCAGATATTGTGAAGACCAAGGTTGCGACCGGTGAGTATGCCAGCGAAAGTGAAGTGATCAGGGATGGATTGCGCGTCCTGATAGCCCGTGACCGCGTTATGGAGATCTGGTTGCGGCAAGAAGTGGGACAAGCATACGACGCACTGAAGGCTGACCCCGCCCGAGCGGTTACGCTTGATCAGGTGCGGGCGACGCTCGCAGCCGAATACAAGAAGGCCGTGGCAAAAATGTGA
- a CDS encoding helix-turn-helix domain-containing protein translates to MDKELDQFQSDLLKSVRDMKTGKAARSTSVMVSPIAKARTQSGLSQSQFAALMGVSVRTLQEWEQGRRGPSGAARTLLNIAIRHPEVLIEESRQAAISVFTAAPTET, encoded by the coding sequence ATGGATAAAGAGCTGGATCAATTTCAATCCGACTTGTTGAAATCGGTGCGTGACATGAAGACGGGCAAAGCTGCCCGCTCGACATCCGTGATGGTCTCTCCAATTGCCAAAGCGCGCACACAGTCCGGTTTGTCGCAGTCGCAATTTGCGGCACTCATGGGCGTATCGGTTCGGACATTGCAAGAATGGGAACAAGGCCGCCGCGGACCTTCCGGCGCCGCGCGAACACTACTGAACATTGCAATCCGGCATCCCGAAGTACTTATCGAAGAATCGCGGCAAGCTGCGATCTCCGTCTTCACAGCGGCGCCCACGGAAACCTGA
- a CDS encoding helix-turn-helix domain-containing protein, whose product MSIVITLDVMLAKRKAKSKDLAAAIGITEQNLSLLKQGKVKGVRLETLEAICRYLDCQPGDLLSYQPDDMATARETDSLLKNG is encoded by the coding sequence ATGAGCATCGTCATTACGCTGGACGTCATGCTGGCAAAACGCAAGGCGAAATCCAAGGACCTGGCAGCGGCCATCGGCATCACCGAGCAAAACCTGTCCCTGCTAAAACAAGGCAAGGTAAAGGGCGTACGCCTGGAAACCCTGGAGGCGATCTGCCGCTACCTGGATTGCCAACCGGGCGACCTGCTGAGCTACCAGCCGGATGACATGGCTACTGCAAGGGAAACGGATTCCCTTCTAAAAAATGGCTAA
- a CDS encoding alpha-2-macroglobulin family protein — protein MALLGGQMTQAAYAANISSFSPQGEISQVRQVRVNFSEAAIKFGDPKAPTPFDISCSEAGSGRWADERNWIYDFVRDLPPGTRCGFTVKTGFKLVSGAAVSGKTVFQFNTGGPAVVDIMPRGDHIDEEQVFILVQNGAATGDSILKHVYCQAEGVHERIPVKFIAGVERKQLLDHFADKINPDRVSTVQCQQRLPNDSAVSLTWDKGVSTASGIASSQPQVFKFKVRPVFTASVSCERENANAACAPILPLRILFTAPVPRKLAEGVTLSAANGKLKPFFEKNDTDDTVSQLTFKPPFAEKEELGVNLPQGFQDESGRPLSNAAAFPLKVRMADYPPLAKFPSAPFGIIELNADATLPVTLRSVETGMLARSADGKVNPGTVSNLKVSDDQNIIAWLTKLRKYHETTITISKKQVETRSIGLLAKQAGAKTLALPPSPDSKDGVRPFEVIGIPLKDPGFYVVELESQKLGASLLGKAAPMYVRTSALVTNLSVHVKIGRQNGAVWVTTLDSAKPVSDADVRISDCRGTELWRGKTDKTGVVVVPEFPVDGCRNGDNNEPGHIDGFFVSARKTDEKGRPDMAFALTSWNDGIESWRFNLPMDYDKSATVRAHTIFDRTLFRAGETVSMKHVIRTETMQGFGLLPNDKLPTRVRITHQGSGQEYQFALSWRGQKNAETVFQIPKEAKLGSYEVVLDGGKVKSGVSGGNADGDADSDADSDSGGYDENRRSYSSGSFRVEEFRLPLLQGRITPPKILVAPKEVPLDVQLNYLNGGGASGQAVHVTSLLRGKSVSFAGYDGYSFAAGRNDEDSSADSQKIVADKLPVTLDKNGAGKTVVKDMPAITVPKELLTEMTYADPNGEIQTVSSVTPIWPSAVVVGLKAGEWVSVKKKLTLTAVALNPAGQPQAGVPIEISGSSKQTNSHRKRMVGGFYAYENTSTGSDLGPLCSGKTDARGLMICSVELLEPGNIELTAKGQDGSGYPALASSSVWVTKQGELWFDGENQDRIDILPEKKIYQPGETAKFQVRMPFRYATALIAVEREGVIETQVVQLNGQDPTFSLPVKASYGPNVFVSVLAVRGRMRDVPWYSFFTWGWKEPLNWWSEFKEYQAPSATVDLAKPAYKYGIAEITVGTAANQLAVAVKADQPSYAIRTTAKVNIQVNLPNGKPAAGAEIALAAVDEALLELEPNRSWNLLEAMLQRRSYGVETSTAQMQVVGKRHYGRKAIPAGGGGGKSPTRELFDTLLLWKPAIVLDANGRAQVDVPLNDALTSFKIVAVAQSGDSLFGTGAVSIRSTQDLQLISGLPPLVREGDNFSALVTVRNTTTRVMQVHATAQAAGLAATPLPAKDESIPAGETRELVWTVTVPPDVGQLAWEINAQEQGGPKVKDSIKFTQRVVPAVPVTVQQATLFQLDKPFSMAVAPPADGLPGRGGLAISLAPSLASGNEGIRRYFVNYPFSCLEQKTSRAIGLRDEAMWQKVLNDLPTYLDSDGLAYYYPPNEGNARRGSDTLTAYLLAVTQESGFAIPQQSRDKMLDGLAAFVEGKITRDFWSPQKDLDVRKLAALEALSRYDRVRPAMLDSIQISPNLWPTSAVLDWINILQRVSSIPERAKRQAEAEQIIRSRLNYQSTRMGFSTESSDYWWWLMASADTNANRLVLTMLENPAWKEDMPKLINGAIQRQSRGHWSTTTANLWGSLALQKFARKFESEKVTGVTKASLEQGAAVSGSQSYSWPAAAAATEPGKLQLSWPASAAPADLKLSHAGSGAPWVTVQSLAAVVLKKPFSSGYRISKNIVPVEQKEKGKYTRGDIVRIDLEVDAQTDMTWVVVTDPIPAGATLLGSGLGRDSAIATSSERPSRSAWVAYEERSFEAFRSYYEYVPKGKFTMTYTFRINNPGEFSLPPTRVEAMYAPEMFGESPNQKWTVK, from the coding sequence ATGGCCTTGCTCGGCGGCCAGATGACGCAAGCTGCCTATGCCGCCAACATCAGCAGTTTTTCGCCGCAAGGCGAGATCAGCCAGGTGCGCCAGGTGCGGGTGAATTTCTCGGAGGCCGCCATCAAGTTCGGCGATCCGAAAGCGCCCACGCCGTTCGACATCAGCTGTTCCGAGGCCGGCAGCGGGCGCTGGGCCGATGAGCGCAACTGGATCTACGATTTCGTGCGCGACCTGCCGCCGGGAACACGCTGCGGCTTTACCGTAAAAACCGGGTTCAAGCTGGTGTCCGGCGCCGCAGTCAGCGGCAAGACCGTATTCCAGTTCAATACCGGCGGCCCGGCCGTGGTCGACATCATGCCGCGCGGCGACCATATCGATGAAGAGCAAGTCTTCATACTGGTCCAGAACGGCGCCGCCACCGGCGACAGCATACTGAAACACGTGTATTGCCAGGCCGAGGGCGTGCATGAGCGGATTCCGGTCAAGTTCATCGCCGGCGTCGAACGCAAGCAGCTGCTCGATCATTTTGCCGACAAGATCAATCCCGACAGGGTCAGCACGGTGCAATGCCAGCAGCGTCTGCCTAACGACAGTGCGGTCAGCCTGACCTGGGACAAAGGCGTGAGCACCGCGTCCGGCATCGCCAGCAGCCAGCCGCAAGTATTCAAGTTCAAGGTGCGGCCGGTGTTTACTGCCAGCGTCAGTTGCGAGCGCGAGAACGCCAATGCAGCCTGTGCGCCGATCCTGCCGCTGCGCATCTTATTTACTGCGCCGGTCCCGCGCAAGCTGGCCGAAGGTGTGACGCTGAGCGCCGCCAACGGTAAGCTGAAGCCTTTTTTTGAAAAGAACGATACCGACGACACCGTTTCGCAACTGACCTTCAAGCCGCCGTTTGCCGAAAAAGAGGAACTCGGCGTCAACCTGCCGCAAGGATTCCAGGACGAGAGCGGCCGGCCGCTGTCGAATGCCGCTGCGTTTCCGCTGAAAGTGCGGATGGCGGATTATCCGCCGCTGGCGAAATTTCCCTCGGCGCCGTTCGGCATCATCGAACTCAACGCCGACGCCACCTTGCCGGTCACCCTGCGCAGCGTCGAAACCGGCATGCTGGCCCGCAGCGCCGACGGCAAGGTCAATCCAGGAACGGTCAGCAACCTGAAAGTCAGCGACGACCAGAACATCATCGCCTGGCTGACCAAGCTCAGGAAGTATCACGAAACCACCATCACCATCAGCAAGAAGCAGGTGGAAACGCGCAGCATCGGCTTGCTGGCGAAGCAGGCCGGTGCCAAGACCTTGGCCCTGCCGCCGTCGCCGGACAGCAAGGATGGCGTGCGGCCGTTTGAAGTGATCGGCATCCCGCTCAAGGACCCGGGTTTCTATGTGGTCGAACTGGAATCGCAAAAGCTGGGCGCCTCGCTGCTAGGCAAGGCCGCGCCCATGTATGTGCGCACCAGCGCGCTGGTGACCAATCTGTCGGTGCATGTCAAGATCGGCCGCCAGAACGGCGCGGTGTGGGTCACCACGCTCGATAGCGCAAAGCCGGTGAGCGACGCCGATGTCCGCATTTCCGATTGCCGCGGCACTGAGCTGTGGCGTGGCAAGACCGACAAGACCGGGGTCGTCGTGGTGCCGGAATTCCCGGTAGACGGTTGCCGCAATGGCGATAACAACGAGCCGGGGCATATCGACGGCTTTTTTGTCAGCGCCCGCAAGACCGATGAAAAAGGCCGGCCCGACATGGCTTTTGCATTGACTTCCTGGAATGACGGCATCGAATCCTGGCGCTTCAACCTGCCGATGGATTACGACAAATCCGCCACCGTGCGCGCCCATACGATATTTGACCGCACCCTGTTCCGCGCCGGCGAAACGGTATCGATGAAACACGTGATCCGCACCGAGACCATGCAGGGATTCGGCCTGCTGCCGAACGACAAGCTGCCGACGCGGGTGCGCATCACCCACCAGGGCAGCGGCCAGGAATATCAGTTTGCGCTGAGCTGGCGCGGGCAGAAGAATGCCGAGACCGTGTTCCAGATTCCGAAGGAGGCCAAGCTCGGCAGTTATGAGGTGGTGCTGGACGGCGGCAAGGTCAAGAGCGGCGTCAGCGGCGGCAATGCTGACGGCGACGCAGACAGCGATGCCGATTCTGACAGCGGAGGCTACGATGAAAACCGCCGCAGCTACAGCAGCGGCAGTTTCCGCGTCGAAGAATTCCGCTTGCCTTTGCTGCAGGGACGGATCACGCCGCCCAAGATCCTGGTGGCGCCCAAGGAAGTGCCGCTCGACGTGCAGCTGAATTACTTGAACGGCGGCGGCGCTTCCGGCCAGGCGGTGCACGTCACCAGCCTGCTGCGCGGCAAGTCGGTCAGTTTTGCCGGCTACGACGGTTATTCTTTTGCAGCAGGCCGCAACGATGAGGACAGCAGCGCCGACAGCCAGAAAATCGTGGCCGACAAATTGCCGGTGACACTGGACAAGAACGGCGCCGGCAAAACCGTGGTGAAGGACATGCCCGCCATTACCGTGCCGAAGGAATTGCTGACGGAAATGACGTACGCCGATCCGAACGGCGAGATCCAGACCGTATCGAGCGTCACGCCGATCTGGCCTTCGGCGGTGGTGGTGGGCCTGAAAGCAGGAGAGTGGGTTTCGGTCAAGAAGAAACTGACCTTGACGGCGGTCGCCCTCAATCCGGCAGGCCAGCCGCAAGCCGGGGTGCCGATTGAAATCAGCGGTTCCAGCAAACAGACCAATTCCCATCGCAAGCGCATGGTGGGCGGCTTCTACGCTTACGAAAACACCAGTACAGGCAGCGATCTGGGGCCGCTATGCTCCGGCAAGACCGATGCTCGCGGCTTGATGATCTGCAGCGTGGAACTGCTGGAGCCGGGCAATATCGAACTCACCGCCAAGGGTCAGGATGGCAGCGGTTATCCTGCGCTCGCCAGCAGCTCGGTCTGGGTCACCAAACAAGGCGAATTGTGGTTCGATGGCGAAAACCAGGACCGCATTGATATCTTGCCTGAGAAAAAGATTTACCAGCCGGGCGAAACCGCCAAGTTCCAGGTGCGCATGCCGTTCCGCTACGCCACCGCCCTGATTGCGGTAGAACGCGAAGGCGTGATCGAAACCCAGGTGGTGCAGCTGAACGGGCAGGACCCGACCTTCAGCCTGCCGGTCAAGGCCAGCTACGGCCCCAATGTGTTTGTCTCGGTGCTGGCGGTGCGCGGTCGTATGCGCGACGTACCCTGGTATTCCTTCTTTACCTGGGGCTGGAAAGAACCGCTGAACTGGTGGAGTGAATTCAAGGAGTACCAGGCGCCTAGCGCCACCGTCGACCTGGCCAAGCCGGCCTATAAATACGGCATTGCCGAAATCACGGTCGGCACTGCCGCCAACCAGCTTGCGGTGGCGGTCAAGGCCGACCAGCCCAGCTATGCGATCCGCACCACCGCCAAGGTCAACATCCAGGTCAACCTGCCAAACGGCAAACCGGCCGCCGGCGCTGAAATCGCCCTGGCGGCGGTCGACGAAGCCTTGTTGGAGCTGGAGCCCAACCGCAGCTGGAACCTGCTGGAAGCGATGCTGCAGCGGCGCAGCTACGGCGTGGAAACTTCGACTGCGCAAATGCAGGTAGTCGGCAAGCGCCATTACGGCCGCAAGGCGATTCCTGCCGGCGGCGGCGGCGGCAAATCGCCGACCCGTGAACTGTTCGACACCTTGCTGTTATGGAAGCCGGCCATCGTGCTGGACGCCAACGGCCGGGCCCAGGTCGACGTCCCCTTGAACGATGCACTCACCAGCTTCAAGATCGTGGCGGTGGCGCAAAGCGGCGACAGCCTGTTCGGCACCGGCGCCGTCAGCATCCGCTCGACCCAGGACCTGCAGCTGATTTCCGGCTTGCCGCCGCTGGTGCGGGAAGGCGACAATTTCAGCGCGCTGGTCACGGTGCGCAACACCACCACCCGCGTCATGCAAGTCCATGCCACGGCGCAGGCCGCCGGCCTGGCGGCAACGCCATTGCCGGCCAAGGATGAGAGCATTCCTGCCGGTGAAACCCGTGAGCTGGTGTGGACGGTGACAGTGCCGCCGGACGTCGGCCAGCTGGCGTGGGAGATCAATGCCCAGGAACAGGGCGGCCCCAAGGTCAAGGACAGCATCAAGTTCACCCAGCGCGTGGTGCCTGCGGTGCCGGTGACGGTGCAGCAAGCCACCCTGTTCCAGCTCGACAAGCCGTTCAGCATGGCGGTAGCGCCGCCGGCTGACGGCTTGCCCGGGCGTGGCGGCCTGGCGATCTCGCTGGCGCCGTCGCTGGCTTCCGGCAATGAAGGCATACGCCGCTACTTCGTCAATTATCCATTCTCTTGCCTGGAGCAAAAGACCTCGCGCGCGATAGGATTGCGCGACGAGGCCATGTGGCAAAAGGTATTGAACGATTTGCCGACTTACCTGGATAGCGACGGCCTGGCTTATTACTATCCGCCGAACGAAGGCAATGCGCGCCGCGGCAGCGATACCTTGACGGCTTACCTGCTGGCGGTAACCCAGGAATCCGGTTTTGCGATTCCGCAGCAAAGCCGCGACAAGATGCTCGATGGCCTCGCAGCGTTCGTGGAAGGCAAGATCACCCGCGATTTCTGGTCGCCGCAGAAAGACCTGGACGTACGCAAGCTAGCGGCGCTGGAAGCCTTGTCGCGCTACGACCGGGTACGGCCGGCGATGCTGGATTCGATCCAGATCTCCCCGAACCTGTGGCCGACTTCGGCTGTGCTGGACTGGATCAATATCCTGCAACGGGTTTCCAGCATTCCAGAGCGCGCCAAGCGCCAGGCCGAAGCCGAACAGATCATCCGTTCGCGCTTGAATTACCAAAGCACGCGCATGGGCTTCTCCACCGAGAGCAGCGACTACTGGTGGTGGCTGATGGCCAGCGCCGACACCAACGCCAACCGGCTGGTGCTGACCATGCTGGAAAATCCGGCCTGGAAAGAAGACATGCCGAAGCTGATCAACGGCGCCATCCAGCGCCAGTCGCGCGGCCACTGGTCGACCACCACGGCCAATCTGTGGGGTTCGCTCGCGTTGCAGAAATTCGCGCGCAAGTTCGAGTCGGAAAAAGTGACGGGCGTGACCAAGGCCAGCCTGGAGCAGGGCGCTGCCGTCAGCGGCAGCCAAAGCTACAGCTGGCCTGCTGCAGCTGCAGCGACCGAGCCCGGCAAACTGCAATTGTCATGGCCGGCGTCCGCTGCTCCTGCAGACCTGAAGCTGAGCCATGCCGGCAGCGGCGCGCCATGGGTGACGGTGCAAAGCCTGGCTGCAGTAGTGTTGAAGAAACCGTTCTCCAGCGGCTATCGGATCAGCAAGAACATTGTCCCGGTCGAGCAAAAGGAAAAAGGTAAATACACACGCGGCGATATCGTGCGGATCGACCTCGAAGTCGATGCGCAGACCGACATGACCTGGGTGGTAGTGACCGATCCGATCCCGGCCGGCGCTACCCTGCTGGGTTCGGGCCTGGGCCGCGATTCTGCCATAGCCACCAGCAGCGAACGGCCTAGCCGCAGCGCCTGGGTGGCGTACGAAGAACGCAGTTTTGAAGCGTTCCGCAGTTATTACGAGTACGTACCGAAGGGGAAATTCACCATGACGTATACCTTCCGCATCAACAACCCGGGCGAATTCAGCTTGCCGCCGACGCGGGTGGAAGCGATGTATGCGCCGGAAATGTTTGGTGAAAGCCCTAACCAGAAATGGACGGTGAAGTGA
- a CDS encoding DUF2975 domain-containing protein, which produces MKQDRIAQTSQRMASLTMLLLVAILVFNIGGWLFPDTLNQVLEFSNAGTKLGIDISTLPPWQLLGAIVLTNIPLLALGYGLFQLRALFRRYALGEYFSPAAAIHLGRVGHGIAWWVLLDFLCGPLSSVWLTITRPAGQRLLNIGFDGNAIVALFMAACITVIARILQRASEVDAENRQFV; this is translated from the coding sequence ATGAAACAAGATCGCATTGCGCAAACCAGCCAGCGCATGGCCAGCCTCACCATGCTGTTGCTGGTTGCCATACTGGTTTTTAATATCGGCGGCTGGCTGTTCCCCGATACGCTCAATCAAGTACTGGAATTTTCCAATGCCGGGACCAAGCTTGGCATCGACATTTCCACCCTGCCGCCATGGCAGCTGCTGGGCGCCATTGTCCTGACCAATATTCCGCTGCTGGCATTGGGATATGGCTTGTTCCAGCTGCGCGCCCTGTTCCGGCGCTACGCCCTAGGCGAATATTTCTCGCCGGCGGCCGCCATCCACCTGGGCCGGGTCGGCCACGGCATCGCGTGGTGGGTGCTGCTGGATTTCCTGTGCGGGCCACTCTCCTCCGTCTGGCTGACGATCACCCGGCCGGCAGGCCAGCGCCTGCTCAATATCGGCTTTGACGGCAACGCGATAGTCGCCCTCTTCATGGCGGCCTGCATTACCGTGATCGCCCGCATCCTGCAACGCGCCAGCGAAGTCGATGCAGAAAACCGGCAGTTCGTATAA